The sequence below is a genomic window from Nicotiana tomentosiformis chromosome 6, ASM39032v3, whole genome shotgun sequence.
ttattcatatgtgtcatcttactttgctccgtattttgacatatctcgtgattctttgggtTCTCCTATTTATATGTCCacgcatgtgggagattctattgttgtggacagTGTGTATCGATCGTATTTAGTTGTTAttgatggttttgagaccaaagttgATCTACTGTTGCTTAGTTTGGTAGGCTTTGAATGTGATCTTGGACATGGACTAGTTATCGCCCTATAGTGCCATTCTagttgtcacgccaagactgtgacattggttatgccaggttttccacggttagagtggaggggtactttggattatgttcctagcatggtTGTGTTATTTCTAATGGCTcagcagatggttgagaaggggtttgatgcatatctagcctttgtgaaaGATGTatgtgctgatactcctaccgttgagttagttccagtagtgcgAGACTTCCCACATGTATTTCCAGTAGATCTTTTGGGCATGCCGCCCGCTAGAGATGtctatttttgtattgacttgttgACGGGCACTCAGCCCTTTTCTATCCcatcatatcgtatggccccaacggaGTTGATGGAGTTAAAAGAACAATTGCAAGAattacttgataagggtttcattaggcatAGAGACTCTATTATCGccattttgtagagggtttctcatccattactACACCTATGACAAGATTGATCCAGAAGGGTACTCCTTTTAGATGGTCCGAGGAgtatgaggcgagctttcaaaagggcaagacttctttgactacagccccagtgttggctttggcgcgatgttgatgcaagagaatagggtgattgcctacctATTTCAGCACTTGAAGATTCATGACAAGAATTATTCTGTCCACAACTTGGAATaaacagctattgttcatgcattgaagatttggtagCACTATTTGTACAGTTTCCCATGTGAGGTCTTTACTGACCACCGGAATCTCCAGCATctattcaagcagaaggaccCTAATTTGCAacagcgaaggtggttagagttgcttaaagactacaatatcactattttatatcatcacgggaaggccaatgtggtggccgatgccttgagtcgaaaggcagaGAGCTTGGCCAATtaagcatatctaccggcagcagaGTGGCCACTAGCCAtgaatgttcaggccttagccaaccagtccGTTAGCTGGCtttttcggagcccagtcgagttcttgcttgcgtggtttctcgatcttctttatatgatcgcattagagagtCAGTATGATAacccttatttgcttgtccttaaggacatagtatATCACGCCAATGCCAATGAGGTTTCGATTGGATATGACAGCGTGTTGTAGATGCATGGCCGATTAtgtatgcccaatgtggatgggttgcgtgacttaattcttgaagaggctcaTAGTTCACAGTACTCAATTTATCTGGGtgctgctaagatgtatcaggatttgaggcagcactatttgtggaggagaatgaagaaggacatagtgtaGTATGTACCttagtgcctaaattgtcagcgaatgaagtacgagcatcagaggccagacAATTTTCtccagagacttgagattcccaagtggaagtgggagcgtgtcACCATGGATTTAGTTGTTGGGCTACCACAGACTTAAAACAAATTTGACGTtgtatgggtgattatggataggttgaccaaatcAGTTCATTTCATTCCGTTGGTGACTGCCTATTCTTCAAAGAaactggctcagatctatattcgcgagattgtccgacttcatagCATGCCGGTATTCATCATATCTGGCCGGgacacgcagttcacatcgtGTTTTTGGAGAGTTGTGTAGCGTGAGTTActcacacaggttgagttgagcacaacattttacCCCCAGATAGACGGGCGGTTgaagcgcaccattcagatattggaggatatacttagtgcatgtgttatggacttcgggggttcttgggatccgttttTGCCGTTTGCagagtttgcatacaacaacaactaccaatcaaatATTCTGATAGCTCCTTATAAGGTCCTATATGGGATaagatgtcgttctccagttggttggtttgagtcgggagaGACTAAGTTGTTGGGCACgcatttggttcgggatgccttggataaagtcAAGTTGATTAAGGACCGACTTCATACATCCTAGTATAGACAAAAGCGTTATGCTAataggaaggtttgtgatgtagcatttatggttggGCATCGGGTTTCTTCCGAGTTTCAaacatgaagggtgtgatgatgttcgggaagaagggcaaattgagccctaggtatgtcggaccttttgagatccttgagaggattggtgaggtggtctacaagcttgcatttccacctagcTTATCTATGGTCTATCCGATGTTCCATATTTATATGACCTGGAAGTATTATgatgatctgtctcatgttttagacttcagcatagtccaattggacaatgaTTTTACTTATAttaaggagccagtggctatcttggacaggcaggtccagAAGTTCAGatcaaagagcattgcttcagtgaatattcaatggaggggtcatccggtcgaggaagtgacctaggagaccgagcatgacatgcagagtcattatcctcatctattcatcaCTTTGGGTATGTCCTTGCCCATATtaaaggatgaacgtttgttttaagagggggatgatgtaacgacgCGACCAGACTTTTTGTGTAATTGTGTCCTGTTTCCCCTTTTGATATTTCACACATGTGTGCTTATGGTTTTACGACTTACGAGGTCGATTGGAATCGTTCCGGaaagatttcgggttgatttggacgttttgatttttgacttagaatcttaagttagaaatattgaccaaaatttgacttttatgaaaacgaccccggaacggtgttttgatggccccgatagcttcgtatcttgattttggattttggcgtatgcccggaattgaatacGGAAGTCCGCAGGTTGATTTGTATTGTATTGCTGAAATTTGGTAATTTGAAGTTAAAATGTTAGACCGTAGGTGACTTTTAGATATTGGGCCCAGAACTTGATTattggacttggaataggtccgttataccatttagaacttgtctgtaaaatttggtatcATCTGGAGTTTAATTGATAGAATTCGGACGCTTAGTCTCAATTCTAGTAGTTcgtgaactttactttgaaattcatgcgttttagtgtttgattcgtagttctggatgttatttttatgtttttatcacgcgagcgagttcgtatgatgtttttacccatcatatttcatgttcacttctttcaatttcaaatatcatcatggataatcaacaacaaggcctttcaaactAATACTTTAAACACATTTTTGAGCAACTTAGGGTCTTATGCACATATGATTTAttacacaatttgacatgatAGCTTGCATTAGAATCatgtttttaaatcataacataataacacaTAGTCCATACTTAAACCgcattctcaaatagtaactcaacacaACAAGAATCtctggaatacatattgaactcatatttattttgacataaggcttatttggaataatcaatCTATAATGAGCATCACGAGACTTACAAGGCCGTTGTAGGGTTCAATTCTAAATaaggagtttagccaatataccttgctttgagcattccttaattcactacactgTTCCAGAATCCTGgaaactttgatctatttagaaacaCAGCAACATTGAACACGAATTACGAAGTAGTTCATGATTCTAgcccatttgagcattttatcgaaCACTAGGTGGCCATTATGatctcaaggtcctcctatggtggatttccCTATTTCACTACCCAAAATTTACCCAATTGATATCAACAATCTCCCCACAACCCTAGATAGTACATTtatgcataatgaacaactcccacacccaataattgcttggcttattacctatttttagtCAAATCTCAaaattgaaggctagggctagaacctaaccttttggttgaagaccttgtgagttaccctagagaattcttcaaggcttgagcaaagattgatgaacaagTGACTTAGAAATTCCTTTTCTCACTCTGGACCACCTTCCTGTCTCTAAAATTTAAGTTTGAATCTTCTAAAATGATCTCTAAgactgttttataagaatggggtcgggttcaaaaattagaaaaactgAAGCCCTGGTGcagatctgtggtcgcatatgctaCCGCATAACACTTAGGGGGTCCGAAAAATGGGTCGCATAATGGCCCTTCGGAACAGGGCACTTCTGCCTCATTCTGCGACCGGTCTGCGATctcataatgcgccgcagaactttCCTCCAAAGATTTTTGTGTTTGGTTTGCGATGGGTTATGCGACTCACAAactgattatgcggccgcataacagACCACATAATTGTCCAAAAAATTGCCCAAGTTTATGCGGCAGATCTGCAGTTCGTATATCAGTTCTGCAaccgcataatggactgcagaaactCCCTGCAACTCCTAAAATtctcttcaactccccaacgcactgttcaacccaactGGTTATAATACCTATTCAGATCGACCACAAgatcaccatgcccatcatacttGTCAAACTTTAGGGTCTTGAAGTCGGATGGCAAATGAACATGGGGAAACATGCATGGATCGTTGAACGAAACACTCTTGTGGCCTCCCAAGCCATCTATGTTTCTCATAGTTTGTTCCAAGCTCTCCAtctttctggtcatctcctctgGTTCcatatttttgttgggtttttcAATTTCAATTGGGAACATGTTCTCAGGATCATGCTCGTATGTCTAGAACCTTGAAAGTCAGTTCTggagagtaatgttgggcatcatgagcatTGAGTTATGGATCATTGTCGGACTTTAGAGCAAGATTCAGTTGAGGGATAGTGAAAGTGGTGGACAATGGGTACAATAGGTGGGTCATTTCTAAGAGGTGCAGTTGGAGGACGTGGAATGGAGATACTTGAAATAGTGGGAAGGTTAATGTTTGAACTGAATCCAGGTTGATCCAACACAAAAGTCTACTTCAGCACCCcgaaaccttagattttaggtaaacttttacggggccttacatcctccatCACTTAAGATCATCCTCCTCGAATGAGGGCCAAAGTCAGCAATTTGAAAccaatgtgactcagctgctaTAACACACACCAATAATTCCaaacttttgactaactccccaaatttccaaatttttttCTAGAGTTTCCCCtttaactgggcctatccacccaTCAGATAATCTCAGTAACcaaccctaacaacatatacatgaaccaacgacaaaacataacataaaaacaacgaaaaccgtggcctcacgagcagtatatcaccaaaaaggaacacccttaccatcaactgtacaaatgatgCATAATTGATAGAAGGTAAacgcttagcattttcatataacacaactttataaatacatggttattcaaacaaatgagggtatttcttcttcatttctttctcggcctcccaggtggcctcttccacAAGTTGGTTCTGCCATAGTACTTTCACGGAGGCCATTTCTTTAATTCTCAGCTTACGAatttgcctatcaagaatggcaattggaatttcttcataagtcaattcctcgttAACCTCAATAGCCTCAGCTGGAACAATGAGAGACAGATCTTCAACCAcattcttcaacatggatacgtagaacaccgggtgcactaaaaaCATCTCTGAGGTAGTTCAAGACTGTAAGCTACCCGACCAATCCCTTGAATGATTTTGTACTGCctaacatacctcggactcaacttccctttcttaccaaatcgcattatacccttcatgggggaaactttcaagaatacccaatcatcctctttaaaCTCCAAATCCCTGGGACAcatatccgaataggacttttgatgacTCTAAGCAGTTTTCAACCATTTTGTAATTATCTTAACCTTcaccatagcctgatgcatgaggtctagTGCTATTAGCTTCCCCAATCTTaaaccatccaatgggagatctacatctcctactttATAGAGCCTCGAACGTTACCATCTGAATgttagcatgataactattattgtaggcaaatccTATGagcggaaaatgatcatccctTATACCTTTGAAGTCAAaaacacaagcatgcaacatatcttcgagcgtctgaatagtccgctctacttggccgtcggtctgcggatggaaagttgtactaagatttacctgaatacccaacccttgctgaaatttcttccaaaagttagctGTGAACCGTACCcctgatcagaaatgatggaaactggggtacCATGCAGCCTGGCAatttccttaatatataactaAGCATAAAATtttgctgtgtcggtagccttaacaggtaagaagtgttcTAATTTCACGAGTCGATCctcaatcacccaaatcgagtcaaatttCTGaagagtgcgaggtagtcctaccacaaagtccatattgattatcttccatttccacattggaatttctatattctgtgccaacccaccgagcCTTTGGTGTTTGCCCTTCACTTgatgacaatttggacatctttccacaaagtctgctacattcctcttcatatcattccaacATTAGACTTCTTTAAGATCATGGTACAGCTCTGTAGTGcacgggtgcacggaatacctagaagtgtgagcctcggtcatcattctttcccgaagaccatccaCGTTTGGAGCATATAGCCTCCCTTGGTATTTtaatgtaccatcatccatgccaagagaaaagtccatagtcttatgtttatgaatcccctccttcaattgtaccaacaatagGTCATTGTATTGTTTTTCCTGAACTTCCAGAGtaagcgatgattcaaccctattttgcacaatcactcctccttcactagaatATGCAAGACGAACTTCCAAACTAGCTAACTAATGAACCTCCTTGGACAGCATCCTTGACATgtctccaagtgagccaaactacccatagatttccgactaagagcatccaccgcaacattagccttccctggatgatataggatatcaaagttgtaatccttgagtaactcaagccatcttgtCTGCCTCAGATTCATTtccttatgtttgaaaatatatttaagaCTCTTATGGTCCGTTAATATattcacatggaccccatacagataatgacgccaaatcttcaatgcaaatactaccgccgcaagctctaagtcatgtgctGGATAGtttttttcatgattcttgagttgcctagaagcataagctataaccttgccatgttgcattaatatacACCCAcgtccgatccttgaagcatcgtaatatactacaaacccatatgtaccctCTAGTAGGGTCAATACCATTTCCGTAGTCAATATTGAGTTCAACTCTTGGAAGtttctttcacaagcatctgatcattggaacttaaccgccttctgtgtctatttagtcaacagagaggcaagagtagagaacccctccaaaaacttcctgtaatatccagctaagccaaagaaactgcgaatctcacttagggtagtaggtctaggccaattctgcacATCTGCAATCTTCAGAGGATCAACCCCAATTCCTTATCTCGAGACGAAATGACCCAAGtacgtgacagattcaagccaaaattcacattttgaaaacatcGCATACAAGTTGTGCTGATATAGAGTTTGTAGAACTAtactgagatgatcggcatggtccacACGActgcgtgaatatacaaggatatcgttAATAAACattatcacaaaagagtcgaggaacaACTTAAAAACTCAGTTCAtgagatccatgaaagctgtcggggtatttgttagcccaaaagacattactagaaattcaaagtgcccataccagatgccgaaagctattttcggaatatacTGCTCCTTGCTCTTCAATTGGTGATGCCCAGAtcttaagtcaatcttggagaagtacttaccACCTTGTTAttagtcaaacaaatcatctatccttaGCAGTGGTACTTATTcctgatcgtgaccttgttgacttgccgatagtcaatacacattctcagtgacccatctttctttcttacaaaaataacctgtgtgccccaaggtgacacactaagccggatgaaacccttctctaacaaatccttcaattgttcctttagctccttcaattctgctggtgccattctgtagggcataatagatataggctgcattCCTGGCATCACattaatcccaaaatcaatctccctatctggcggGATATTAGGGATCTCATCCGAAAAAATagccggaaattcattcacaataggcatagactcaagtgtaggtgactcagcatcggtgtccgtaacccggaccaaatggtagatacaccccttgttaatcatattcctggccttaaggtaagaaataaacctatccTTCGGCatcacatcatcccccttccatttaATCACTGACtctttggaaattcaaacctaactgttgtggttcgacaatcaagctttgtgaaacatgaataaagccaatccatccccattattacatcaaaaccaaccatccccaattcaatgagttCAGCCATGGTGttccgaccacgcaccgtgacaacacaatccctataaacccacaCGGCCACATTAGACTCACCAACcaaagtagatacagagaacggctcatggagctgttccagttctatcccaaattccatagaaacATAAGGAGagacataggacaaagtggaactgggatcaataagagcatacatttcatgagattggacagtcaatatacttgcGACAACATTTAGAGAAGCCTATGAACTCTGGCAACccttcatagcatagaaacggctgggtcctcccgaactctatgtaccacccctagctgcaccacgctcTGCGAGTGGTGGGTGGCTCGACCTAGAGGAGGTGCTGCGGAAGTAGTAGCTAGAGAACTGGTCAGCTATGCTGCACCCCTGCTCATGGTCTAGtgagacgaacgacaatccctctgaatgtgaccccaaagtgcatcttcccgcacctagggcatgggggcctccgctgctactGAAATCTCCCACCAAACCAACCCTGCTGGTAGGGTCGTCTGTTGCCTTGACCGGGCCTAAAGCGGCTCCCCTACTGCTGACTGGACCTTGATGGCTGCGCACTGACTGTAGACTATtcaaaagactgggatggccctgataaccctcccctgaatgttgacctaccaccactaccaccagaagaaccaccaaagttgcccgcggaccgggccttactGCTGCTCTCAacctccattctattcttcaatttgcgggtctttgtggcttgagaaaatgccaccatattACCaaagttcatatcagaattcaaggaagTTATAGCCGCCTCATTGACAACCAacgggctaaggccctgcacaaaccggcgcactctatcctccatagtgggcagcatgtaGATGGCATATTTGGAAAGGCGGACGAGTCTCATATGATattcccacacactcatgctaccttgattcaggctctcaaactcggcggcacgggctgccttagtctctgCAGGAAAAAAATGATCAATGAAAACATcgacaaactcactccacctcgctggagggctcccctcttcacgggagtcctcccacatctcaaaccaataataggccacccctttcaggaggtatgaggccaactccactccctccgtctcagtaggaCGCATAACTTGGAGGGTCTTGTGCATCTCGTCAAAAAAATTCTAGGGgcctcctcaggatcagtacctgtgaacactggaggatccaactggataAACTTGTTCACCCTGTAACTAGTGGAATCTCCTGGGTGACTAGatgaagtgggtgcaacatttgatctcttgGCCTGGGAaaccactatctgagccaacatctgtatggctcccctaagatccccatcagatacACCTGGATCGGAAAAAGGGGTTGGAGGTGGAactagaatatcagttggagggatagTTGCACCCCTAGtgggtgtagggacaggtgcattCTGATTAGGtatagtagaatcaggcagtaTAATAGTCGGGGGAATATTCTCACCCCTCGGTTGCTCACCTGCATCATCAAGTAAAGGATCAACTTCCACTCCTGGTGTGGCATTGGCTCCTTATCCAGTTCTTACTTTCTTCCTATGCGCCATATACTGgaaattagagcaatgcacgagttaaaggagcaATAAttttacaatcagctttatcgcatgatctagaacatcaaagaagggtattattcctagaTGCAAAGTAGCCTcataattatagatgtggtcgacaacacgcCGATAAGAAGGACTGTACTAGGCATGACTCTGAGagatcctaggacactttaaaaccttaggctctgatgccaagtttgtcatgccctgaACTCGGGGGGTGTGACCGGCGCTCAATAGAGTTACCCCGATCGATCAAGCCTGCACAATGTCGTCTACTCAACTCACCTATGAAttaagagaagaatacattttattaattagacagtaagaggtcgtgtgaataacaccagttcatttccattagttacgtcattaacaagtccccAAAACAATACACTATACATTCGTAATTAAAGTGGGACAGATGGTACAATTAGAACAAGTATAGTTCAACCTTCCTAAaacaagatacaacccacactatgtctacagaacCTCTAACATAAACAAAAGAGTACTACGACGGTGCCGGAAAAacggccctggctatacctcaaacactatgtacaaaggacaagagatacaggaccctaaaatgaagtggggctcaccaagtcggcaaaggagagggtgtgctgctatcactgatcaataccacctgctatagaaccacctgcatccattaaagatgcagtgcccccagaaaaagggacgttattacatatggaatagtactagtatgtaaaactaaacaccttctcaatagaatgagtaacTATAAACGGAGaagaaaacatgaaatcaataagagactcaaacagtatcaaggtgtcaagttaggggaaaggtaaatttcaagtaagttttagtaatttaagttgggtgatctttagcactgatacaccaccgtgttttagcacggagtccgatctcagcccgacaagctaagccgtctcaccccgagccattcactcacaataccaccatgtgcgcggcatgccGTCCGATCTCTTCCagctcaccacaatgccgtgtgggtcgacatcacattacatctcgctagcaataatctcatcccatataagggggcACAACTCaatacatcaatctcatcccatataaggggaaacgaTCTCAACACATTAAaatggggatttacccctcaatcactcctacactagtacgtgtagtttcagggttagtTTATTTTGACCTACCTTTCCTCGatggctaatcgatactcccaaagcatttactattaaaaggatttaccacttTTTTCGTAATCTTTTGCATCTCATTCATTTCATTGGTACCAATGGCCATGACGTAATATTATTCTTGGCACATTTGCCGcacatcatatttcatgttctCTAATCTCACTTCCAAAtatcatcatggataatcaacaacaaggcctttcaaattatGACTTTAAACACATTTTTGAGCAATTTAGTGTCTTAGTCACATATGATTTCTTATACAATTTGACATGATAActttcattagaatcacatttttaaatcataacataataacacacagtccatacttaaaccacattctcaaaaagtaactcaacataacaagaatctttggaatacatattgaacgcatatttattttgacacagggcttatttggaataatcaatttataatgagcatcaCGGAACTTACAAagccattgtggggttcaattctaaaagaggagtttagccaacatacctagctttgagctttccttattcactacacagttccggAATCCTatcaactttgatctatttagagacacaGCAACATTGAACAtgaattaggaaggagttcatgattctagctcatttgagcattttatcaaacactaggtgtccATTATGATCTCAAGGTCATACTATGGTGGATTCCCCTATTTCACTACTCAAAATCTACccaattgagctcaacaatctccccacaATCCTAGattgtacatgcatgcataatggacgactctcacacccaagaattgcttggctTGTTACCTATTTTCAGTGAAATCtcgaaattgaaggctagggctagaatcttgccttttggttgaagaccttgtgagttaccctagagaattcttcaaggcttgagcaaagattgatgaacaagTGACTTAGAAATTCCTTTTCTAACTGTAGACcaccttcctctctctaaaatataagtttgaacCTTATAAAATGATCCCTCAGACTGTTTTATTAGAATGGGGTCGTgtttaaaaattagaaaaaatgaagcctCGATGCAGATATGCGGTCATATATAACACTTTtgtggtccgcaaaatgggccgcataatgTCCCTCCGGAACTTGGCacttctgcctcactctgcgataggtctgcggtccgcagacctattctgcagtcgcataattcgCCGCAAAACTTCCCTTCGGAAATTTTTGTGCTgggtctgcgatgggttatgcggcTCGTAAAATGATTACAcagccgcataatggtccaaaacaATTCCCAAGTTTATGCTTCAATCTGCGATAGATCTGCATTCCGCATATCAGTTCTACAAccacagaatggaccgcagaaatgccctgtacttccaaaaattttcttcaactctccaatgcactgttcaacacataagtctacttcggcaccacgaaaccccggtaTTTAGGTAAacttttacagggccttacatatGAACCACTCTGAAGCAATTTCTGTCAAAGTTTCTCCAAAATAGGCCATGAGCAATTCTTCTTTGCCTCCCGCTCCCCTCAATTGATTATAATACCTATTTAGATGGGCCACGggatcaccatgcccatc
It includes:
- the LOC138893860 gene encoding uncharacterized protein, producing the protein MKGVMMFGKKGKLSPRYVGPFEILERIGEVVYKLAFPPSLSMVYPMFHIYMTWKYYDDLSHVLDFSIVQLDNDFTYIKEPVAILDRQVQKFRSKSIASVNIQWRGHPVEEVT